One window of the Rosa rugosa chromosome 3, drRosRugo1.1, whole genome shotgun sequence genome contains the following:
- the LOC133739308 gene encoding uncharacterized protein LOC133739308 gives MVVCKCKKATKLYCFVHKVPVCGECICAPEHQICVIRTYSEWVIDGEYDWPPKCCQCQVVLDEGTGSQTTRLGCLHVIHTSCLVSHIKSFPSHTAPAGYVCPGCSTSIWPPKNVKDSASRFHSKLKEAIMQTGWEKNLFGNHPVSLSSTESRSPPPAFSSDAGQGNIATSSSLAKDETGAGSAILQVTDIVEIEGPSSAGSFIKSTSPVGPGATTRKGAFQVERQNSEISYYADDEDGNLKKYSRRGPFRHKFLRALLPFWGSSLPILPVTAPQRKDGSIATDAPEGRTRHQKSSRMDPRKILLVIAIMACMATMGILYYRLVQRGLGEETPDGEQQ, from the exons ATGGTGGTCTGCAAATGCAAGAAg GCTACCAAGCTGTATTGTTTCGTGCACAAGGTTCCGGTTTGTGGAGAATGCATTTGTGCTCCAGAGCATCAAATATGTGtg ATTCGTACATACTCAGAATGGGTGATAGACGGAGAGTACGATTGGCCTCCTAAATGCTGTCAATGTCAGGTTGTGCTCGATGAGGGGACTGGCTCTCAAACGACACGGCTTGGTTGCTTAC ATGTTATACATACAAGTTGCCTGGTGTCACATATCAAGAGTTTCCCTTCGCATACTGCCCCAGCTGGATATGTTTGTCCTGGATGTTCGACATCG ATATGGCCTCCCAAGAATGTGAAAGATTCAGCATCCCGCTTTCATTCAAAGTTGAAGGAAGCTATCATGCAG ACTGGCTGGGAAAAGAACTTGTTTGGAAATCATCCAGTTTCATTGTCATCGACAGAGTCCCGTAGTCCGCCACCTGCATTTTCCTCAGATGCAGGGCAGGGGAATATTGCAACCTCATCTTCATTAGCAAAAGATGAAACTGGAGCAGGGTCTGCTATACTTCAAGTGACAGACATAGTGGAGATAGAAGGTCCTAGTTCAGCAGGGAGTTTTATAAAAAGCACAAGTCCAGTTGGT CCTGGTGCTACAACACGAAAGGGTGCATTCCAGGTTGAGCGGCAAAATTCTGAAATCTCATATTATGCAGATGATGAAGATGGGAATCTTAAAAAGTATTCACGGAGGG GCCCATTCCGACACAAGTTTCTTAGAGCATTGCTTCCATTCTGGGGAAGTTCATTGCCAATTCTACCAGTGACCGCACCCCAGCGGAAAGATGGATCAATTGCAACAGATGCACCGGAAGGTCGTACCAGACATCAAAAATCATCGAGAATGGATCCAAGAAAAATACTTCTTGTTATAGCAATCAT GGCATGCATGGCAACTATGGGTATTTTGTATTATAGATTAGTGCAACGGGGTCTTGGCGAGGAGACTCCTGATGGCGAGCAGCAGTAA
- the LOC133735518 gene encoding transcription factor bHLH139-like: protein MEALAFIPDFEGEDLIMSQLLANYCSVTNDLNHQASISQIPFANCPSSHEYSAAKNMEGIANLYSRRIMATNYHNPEPFHPWDASSTTNFFFSQIEENVGMDRVMRNCNVEDHEFVSENSKKRSCSTSVDHVQKNKRNVKSKKTDQKPVLTRNIADSCSSGDDEPMNANSNQDLSPKARISRGLATDAQSTYAKKRRDKINARLRILQNLVPNGTKVDISTMLEDAVEYVKFLELQIKLLSSDELWMYAPVVNNGIGTGIHDLLNS, encoded by the exons ATGGAAGCTCTAGCATTTATTCCAGATTTCGAGGGCGAAGATTTGATCATGTCCCAGTTGCTTGCTAATTACTGTTCTGTCACAAATGACCTGAATCATCAGGCTTCAATCTCTCAAATCCCATTTGCAAATTGTCCTAGCAGCCATGAATATTCAGCAGCGAAGAACATGGAAGGCATTGCTAATCTTTATTCTCGCAGAATTATGGCAACAAATTACCATAACCCTGAACCTTTTCATCCCTGGGATGCCAGCAGTACCACCAACTtttttttcagtcaaattgaagaaaatgtagGCATGGACCGAGTAATGAGAAATTGCAACGTGGAAGATCATGAATTCGTGTCTGAGAATTCTAAGAAAAGGTCTTGCAGTACTTCTGTAGATCAT GTCCAGAAGAACAAGAGGAATGTGAAGTCAAAGAAGACTGATCAAAAGCCAGTCTTAACTAGAAACATTGCAGATAGTTGCAGCTCAGGGGATGATGAACCCATGAATGCTAATTCTAACCAGGATTTGAGTCCAAAAGCAAGAATCAGTAGGGGATTAGCAACTGATGCACAAAGCACATATGCAAAG AAAAGAAGAGATAAAATAAACGCAAGGCTGAGAATTCTGCAGAATCTTGTACCTAATGGAACAAAG GTCGATATCAGCACAATGCTTGAGGATGCTGTTGAGTATGTGAAGTTCTTAGAGCTTCAGATCAAG CTTTTAAGCTCTGATGAGCTGTGGATGTACGCTCCTGTCGTTAACAATGGAATAGGCACTGGAATTCATGACTTGCTCAACTCTTGA
- the LOC133737106 gene encoding F-box protein At5g65850-like has protein sequence MIPRVLKRSRPYSSSNTKLLDLPRDILVDIVLRLPLKSVSSIRCASKRLNNIVNKIFVAQYTRRLHNTLPTGEVPQLMLLARSHEGIKTVTKTFHPLQYHGGNTLNMKEHGNGSEIIVSQKCTYEVGCVFGNLICFKDVSYGGPSFLLNPLMGEVLRLPASKVPIPASIRCRRELFDWLAMGFDDTTGTHKILRVCGNSQYKNYLVAQVLVLGTDSWREIHAVPPCNLSHKNASACGDMHWVIDKQSRTRVRGESNIVSFDFKKEEFYWTSHPKLRSQFSDLNLVNLKGRLAILDAWLHNHGLFIEIWVLKNYEVKEWVREYCTETKFVFPCFTGSFGEWEHGIFFKDAISRGFQNRSCAMFLDLRGSSVQVELVKCPITLMQNWTIISYTESLISLKHYGNLVEAEACDEYRKQLGFSEKLWLID, from the coding sequence ATGATCCCGAGGGTCCTCAAGAGATCGAGGCCTTACAGCAGCAGCAACACAAAGCTTCTGGACCTCCCCAGAGATATCCTTGTCGATATAGTTCTGAGACTGCCCCTGAAATCAGTTTCTTCCATCCGATGTGCCTCTAAGAGGTTGAACAACATAGTCAACAAAATTTTTGTTGCACAGTACACTCGGCGTCTACACAATACTCTTCCTACTGGTGAAGTACCTCAACTTATGCTTCTTGCTAGATCACACGAGGGAATCAAAACAGTAACGAAGACCTTCCACCCACTTCAATACCACGGTGGCAACACCTTGAATATGAAAGAACATGGAAATGGCTCAGAGATCATAGTAAGCCAGAAGTGTACCTACGAGGTAGGTTGTGTTTTCGGCAACTTGATTTGCTTTAAAGATGTCAGTTATGGAGGTCCGAGCTTCTTGTTGAATCCTCTAATGGGAGAAGTTCTACGGCTTCCGGCTAGTAAGGTGCCAATCCCAGCCTCTATTAGATGTCGCCGTGAGCTTTTTGACTGGCTTGCTATGGGATTTGATGACACAACCGGCACGCACAAGATTCTTCGTGTTTGCGGTAATTCACAGTACAAGAATTACCTGGTGGCCCAAGTACTTGTATTGGGCACAGATTCATGGCGAGAGATACATGCAGTTCCTCCTTGTAATTTGAGCCACAAAAATGCGTCTGCATGTGGAGACATGCATTGGGTGATTGACAAACAATCGAGAACTAGAGTAAGGGGAGAAAGTAATATAGTTTCCTTCGACTTCAAGAAAGAGGAGTTTTATTGGACTTCTCATCCCAAATTAAGAAGTCAGTTCTCCGACTTGAATTTGGTTAATCTGAAAGGACGCTTAGCAATTTTGGATGCTTGGTTACATAACCATGGCTTGTTCATCGAGATATGGGTGTTGAAAAATTATGAAGTGAAAGAGTGGGTCCGAGAGTACTGCACAGAAACCAAATTTGTGTTTCCTTGTTTTACGGGTAGTTTTGGTGAATGGGAACATGGTATATTTTTCAAAGATGCAATTAGCAGGGGGTTTCAGAACAGATCTTGTGCAATGTTTTTGGATCTAAGAGGTAGTAGTGTTCAAGTGGAACTGGTGAAGTGTCCTATAACATTAATGCAAAACTGGACTATCATCAGTTATACTGAGAGCCTAATTTCCCTAAAACATTACGGCAATTTGGTTGAAGCGGAAGCATGTGATGAGTACCGGAAGCAGCTTGGTTTCTCTGAAAAATTATGGCTAATTGATTAG
- the LOC133737107 gene encoding uncharacterized protein LOC133737107 — translation MSSPSAFSFKVGAGANNPSRSRSKQNASSTEAKPFCSVSDGISNMKIDNDMCFVFGSSRFNSNSNFNSGGRNYLSGNMDKAKVVSEVCMKMKVESETESEHVETNACNVSNSKSQGENVSSVFSSNRIATERPCGDNCESSEPFVFGSESKNLCTSGFEDMKGKTFRFSVEGSSVRAKPQRQRREKSRTKNRMKVGHDVFVITPRCSTPSVKEVDVPSTYASHETCEACAEFRIKGNEAHCNNDFLKVQEYYTLGIVSIRASERSECCHKHLSLCYRDRAAARVSLGRIREALADTLMAIQLYPRFPEDQVRAANCHLLLGEVEHALKYFNECLESKNDVCLDRRVVIDCVDGIKKAQKVAGCTNHSATLLERRTTDAALSALGIISEALSVSIYSEKLLEMKADTLYLLRRYEEAIQVCEQSFHSAEINSFQVQSMDGSGCENYPFARLWRWVFISKSYFQLGRFGAALSFVEQVRSTQDKYASKNMESSISAAVTIRELLSQKTTGNEAFKAGRYTEAAEHYTSALSNNIGSRPFAAICLCNRAAAVLQALSQIMDAIADCSLAIALDENYVKAISRRATLHEMIRDYVQAASDIQRLISILEKQADEKAKESTSEGSSNACAKKLQQARRRLPSMKEKAKKGIPMDLNLILGIKPSDTSSPIKKAYRMAALKHHPDKAGQFLGRNGSQDEGRLWKEISVEVQKDADRMFKMIGEAYEVLSDPSKRSKYDLEEYMRKAANERKEKSSQRKPSDFQSPNQTSSCRKHSYFNECPSRPSSYRRSGFYRSPFERTCPDERESWKSYG, via the exons ATGTCTTCCCCTTCCGCCTTCAGTTTTAAGGTTGGGGCCGGCGCAAACAATCCCTCACGATCACGGAGTAAGCAGAACGCGAGTTCGACAGAGGCCAAGCCGTTTTGCTCGGTAAGTGATGGTATTAGCAACATGAAAATTGATAATGATATGTGCTTTGTGTTTGGTTCTAGTCGttttaattccaattcaaatttcaattcaggAGGGCGTAATTACTTAAGTGGAAATATGGACAAAGCCAAAGTGGTTTCTGAAGTTTGCATGAAGATGAAAGTAGAGAGCGAAACGGAATCTGAGCATGTGGAAACCAATGCTTGCAACGTATCTAATTCAAAGAGTCAGGGTGAAAATGTAAGCTCTGTTTTTAGTAGTAATAGAATTGCAACTGAGAGACCTTGTGGAGATAATTGTGAAAGTAGTGAACCTTTTGTTTTTGGAAGCGAGAGTAAAAACTTGTGTACATCAGGTTTTGAAGATATGAAGGGGAAAACTTTTCGATTTTCTGTGGAAGGTAGTTCAGTAAGGGCAAAGCCTCAACGACAACGTAGAGAGAAAAGTAGAACGAAAAATAGGATGAAAGTTGGTCATGATGTATTTGTTATAACTCCGAGGTGCTCTACTCCGTCAGTTAAGGAAGTGGATGTCCCTTCTACTTATGCTAGTCATGAAACCTGTGAAGCCTGTGCAGAGTTTCGAATCAAGGGAAACGAAGCTCATTGCAATAATGATTTTTTAAAAGTACAAGAGTATTACACACTGGGAATAGTATCTATACGTGCAAGTGAAAGATCAGAATGCTGCCATAAGCATCTTTCGCTATGCTATAGGGATCGTGCAGCAGCAAGGGTGTCTCTGGGAAGGATAAGGGAAGCTTTAGCGGACACTTTGATGGCTATTCAACTGTACCCTAGGTTTCCTGAAGATCAAGTTAGGGCTGCAAATTGCCATCTTCTTCTCGGGGAAGTTGAACATGCACTGAAGTACTTCAATGAGTGCTTGGAATCAAAAAATGATGTGTGTTTGGACCGGAGAGTTGTAATAGATTGTGTTGATGGCATAAAAAAGGCTCAGAAAGTGGCTGGGTGTACAAATCATTCTGCCACGCTTCTGGAACGGAGAACTACCGATGCTGCTCTTAGTGCCTTGGGAATAATTTCTGAGGCTTTGTCGGTTAGTATATACTCGGAAAAGTTACTTGAAATGAAAGCAGATACACTGTATTTGTTAAGGAGGTATGAAGAGGCAATTCAAGTGTGTGAACAAAGTTTCCATTCCGCGGAAATTAATTCATTTCAAGTACAAAGTATGGACGGTTCTGGATGTGAAAATTACCCATTTGCTAGATTATGGAGGTGGGTTTTCATTTCCAAATCTTACTTTCAGCTGGGAAGGTTTGGGGCAGCTCTTAGTTTCGTGGAGCAAGTGAGATCTACACAAGACAAGTATGCAAGTAAGAATATGGAATCATCAATTTCAGCAGCTGTCACCATACGTGAACTGTTAAGCCAGAAGACCACAGGTAATGAAGCATTTAAAGCAGGAAGATATACAGAAGCAGCGGAACATTATACTAGCGCTTTATCAAACAATATTGGATCTCGCCCATTTGCTGCAATTTGTTTGTGCAACCGTGCTGCAGCAGTACTCCAAGCTTTGAGTCAAATTATGGATGCCATTGCAGATTGCAGTCTTGCAATAGCTCTTGATGAAAATTATGTTAAGGCAATTT caagaaGAGCCACCTTACATGAGATGATACGGGACTATGTACAGGCAGCTAGTGATATCCAAAGACTTATATCTATACTGGAAAAGCAAGCTGATGAAAAGGCCAAAGAGTCTACCTCAGAAGGCTCTTCCAATGCCTGTGCAAAAAAATTACAGCAGGCTCGTCGACGTTTGCCATCAATGAAAGAAAAAGCTAAGAAAGGAATCCCCATGGATTTAAACCTCATTTTGGGGATTAAACCATCTGACACAAGTTCTCCTATCAAGAAGGCATACCGCATGGCAGCTCTCAAACATCATCCTGACAAGGCTGGCCAGTTCTTGGGAAGAAATGGGAGTCAAGATGAAGGGCGACTGTGGAAGGAAATCTCTGTCGAGGTTCAGAAAGATGCTGACAGGATGTTTAAAATGATTGGAGAGGCATATGAAGTACTATCAGACCCAAGCAAGCGCTCAAAATATGATCTCGAGGAGTATATGAGAAAAGCAGCAaatgaaagaaaggaaaaaagcaGTCAAAGAAAACCTTCAGATTTCCAGAGTCCTAATCAAACCAGCAGTTGTAGAAAACATTCATACTTTAATGAGTGTCCAAGCAGACCCAGCAGTTATAGAAGATCTGGTTTTTATAGGTCCCCCTTCGAGAGAACATGTCCGGATGAAAGGGAAAGTTGGAAGTCATATGGCTGA
- the LOC133735603 gene encoding transcription factor bHLH139-like, giving the protein MEYVGAVSEGEWSSLSGMYTAEEADFMAQLLENCPLSSMPGMEVPDAFWQGNEESTLHMSGYYEGSHCSLETTNSNFIASSNESYYLSDSHQMLAINNNSNSSVSIDFGIGDVKTINTYLIEGDERDKCSNRETSKGNIEESGGMSRPEAVNLEKRRSQSSLSKINSMKRSQSSDNVQMNKRSMKAKKSLRITTSNNEDGNAGPNRQSSSSCCSEDDSIVCEVSGGFSPTSSLSPKDAAVPDLNGKSRARRGSASDPQSLYARKRREKINERLRVLQNLVPNGTKVDISTMLEEAVHYVKFLQLQIKLLSSDDMWMYAPICYNGMDLGLDRKLPTPSQP; this is encoded by the exons ATGGAGTATGTTGGAGCTGTTTCGGAAGGAGAATGGAGCTCATTGAGTGGGATGTACACTGCTGAGGAAGCGGATTTCATGGCCCAGTTGCTTGAAAACTGTCCACTTTCAAGCATGCCAGGCATGGAAGTCCCAGATGCTTTCTGGCAAGGCAATGAAGAATCAACATTGCACATGTCAGGCTACTATGAAGGTTCACATTGTTCTCTAGAAACTACTAATTCTAATTTCATTGCTTCAAGCAACGAAAGCTACTACTTGAGTGATTCTCACCAAATGTTGGCAATAAACAACAATAGCAATAGCTCTGTGTCGATTGATTTTGGTATCGGGGATGTGAAAACCATCAATACCTATCTCATTGAAGGAGATGAACGTGATAAATGCTCAAACCGAGAAACAAGTAAAGGCAACATCGAAGAGTCTGGTGGGATGAGCAGGCCTGAAGCTGTAAATCTTGAGAAGAGGAGATCTCAAAGTAGCCTCTCCAAGATTAACTCCATGAAAAGATCTCAAAGTTCAGACAAT GTTCAAATGAATAAGAGGAGCATGAAGGCAAAGAAGAGCCTGCGGATTACAACTAGCAACAATGAAGATGGTAATGCAGGCCCCAATAGACAGAGTTCGAGTAGTTGCTGCTCAGAAGATGACTCCATTGTTTGTGAGGTGAGTGGAGGGTTTAGTCCAACTTCAAGCTTGAGTCCAAAGGATGCTGCAGTTCCTGACTTGAATGGAAAATCGAGAGCACGAAGGGGGTCAGCCAGTGATCCGCAAAGCCTCTATGCAAGG aaaagaagagagaaaataaatgAGAGGCTGAGAGTTCTGCAGAACCTTGTCCCCAATGGAACAAAG GTTGATATTAGCACCATGCTTGAGGAAGCTGTCCATTATGTGAAGTTCTTACAACTCCAAATTAAG CTGTTAAGTTCTGATGACATGTGGATGTATGCTCCCATCTGTTACAATGGAATGGACCTCGGACTTGATCGGAAACTCCCTACACCAAGCCAACCTTAG